Part of the Nicotiana tabacum cultivar K326 chromosome 20, ASM71507v2, whole genome shotgun sequence genome, AGCAGAAGTAACATAAAATGGAAGGGGGAGTCACAAAAAAATGGAAGACAAACTTACCAAACAAATTAGGTTGCCAGTGTACTTCCAAACATCTTTCAGTCCCCATTGCACTTTCTGGAAAGAGTAGGAACTTATTTCTTGATAAATTACAACTTATCTTCTTTTTAGAGGCTCATAATCCATTGAACTAATAGCTCATCACTTCtgcttcaccaaaaagagaatggagctTTGCGGATTATACAATTTGCTGCAAAATCAGCTAAACCAGTGAGCAGAAATTAACGTTTCTGTACTTTTAACTACAAGCTATTATTGACTGCATCACATTCAAAGCGTCTGATGAGAAAGGAGGTATCTTTTTCTTAGCCAGGATGATTAAAAATCGAGCCTTTCCCATCTTTTCCTCCGTTCCATCTTTGCACAGCCCTTCAAGTAACTTTTTAATACTATCAAGACTTGGAAACCAATTCTTTTGCATGCTATCTCTACACATTGAATATGCCAAATCAAACTCACCAGCTCTAGACAGGTAATGAATCATTGTCTGATAGATTTTAGCATTTGGCTTGAAGCCTGCACCACGTAAGGCAGAATAGATTCTTTTTGCCATATCAAGATTCTCTGCTCGGCAAAAGCCTTTGATCACTAAATTGTACGTAACCTCATCAGGAGTTATCCCAATATGTTTCATTAACAGCAACAATTTATTAGCTTCCCAAGCAAGCCCCACATTTACTAAGAATTGAATTCTAACGTTAAAGGTAGCAACATTAGGCATACATCCCTTACCGACCATGAGGTTCCACAATCCATCACCAATCTGCCATCTGTTGACTTTATAAAAGGCAGATATAAGTGTCGTATATGTAAAAACATCAGGTGTTATACCTAACTTTTCCATCTCAACCATGACCAAATAAGCCTTCTCCAAGATACCCATTTCACAAAATGAGCTAATGACTGTATTTACTGAAAGTATATCTATATTGATGGAGAACTTCTCAGGAACATCCCACAGGAATGACTCAATCGCCTTCAAATCACGAGATTGAGTCAAAACCTTGAGTGCAGCGTTGAATGACTTAATAGTCCGCGGACAACCATATAAATGCATATCATAGAAGGTATTTACAGCATGCTGTGTCATCCCAGCCTTCCCGTAGAGCATTATAAGCCGAATAATGAAACCTTCACGCCGACCTTGCGGCAGAGTCTTCTGATGCTCAAGCAGATTTTCAATATAATCAAACCTGCCCGCACCTGCTAAGCGAGAAACCGTGTCTTCAAACACAAAGCGGTTCTCAACAACAACCTTATTATGAGCATTCTCCTTAAATAACTGAAACAACTTCTCAGGGTTCCTTTCCCTTTTTAGCTTAATAAGTGCAGGTTCATCTACTTTTAACGGCTTTCTTTTAGATACTAAACCTTTACTGGAATTCTTACCAGCAGCACCTGAGGAAGCAATAGCTGTGGCAGCAGCAATGTGACTCGCAGTTCCAAATCTGCGAACCAGGCGCAGAGCGAGCATGTTCTGATGCTCTCTCCCTCAATTTCAAACATATACACCAACCAAGAACTAATCTTTCATTCAATATTAACAAAATCTTGAGTACCCTCTAATATTCAGTTCAATACACAAGCAATATCTCAAAATACCACTAAGCCTCACTTCAGTAGAAATGCAAAATCTTGAATACCAACTAATCTTCAGTTCAACACATAAGCAATATCTCGAAATACCACTAATCTTCACTTCAATAAATTAACGATATCTCACAGTACCACTAGTCTTCAGTTCAATACACAAGCAATATCTCAAAATACCACTAATCTTCACTTCAATATATAAGCAATGTCTCAAATACCACTAATGTTCAATTCAATATAAGCAATATCACAAAATACCACTAACCTTCAGTTCAATATATTAGCAAAATGTTGAATGCCCATTTCGAGAATGAAGAACCCCAACATCATTAACCATCAAAATCATCAGAAACCATGTTCCATTTTCATCAAACAACTAAGCCAAGAAAAACAAATTATGGATTCAAACTAATACAATGAGAAACCTCAAGACCAACAAAAGAACTAACTAACACCCAGATGGTTCTTGGTTCTTAGCAACACATTCTATTGCGATTTTATGGGTCTGAATcatatgaaaaaattataaagCTGGCATTTCTATGTATCAGAGAATTACCAGAGATTAAGAAAAAATTCCCAGGAGATATAAAGGGCCTTATATTGCAAGAAATTATGATTCAGCAAAAGGGTTTTTCCAATGATATTTGTAGAAATTGTTGCAATGTGTATAAACCAGCCAGCGAAACTAGGAAGCTGGTGGTAGAGGTGATGTGAGCGTAGGTTTTTGGGGTTTTGGCTTCAAATACTAGGGCCCAGTTGATTTGTTGCTTCAGGAACGAATAATGCATCTTAGTCCCTAAAGTTTTTTGTTTGCTCAATTAGGTCCTTGGTTTAAGAGTGgaactttcttttttcttttttcttttatttctaataGAAGTGGGACGCTATTGTCCTACCATTCTCCTACATCAATTTGGAAAATATTTAACAAAAAAACTAAGTTAGGTTCGTTTGCTAAATATTTTATATTGAAATTAATGAGTGAACTAGATTATGTATTTTCTAATAATGAGTGAACTAGATTATGTATTTTCTCTAATAATAACGGGTTGTTATTTCTAATCTCCTTATTAATAATTCTTGTATCAGATTTAAGTAATTGACATATTATTTCATATGTGAAATGATAATATACGAATTAGCAATGCATGTAACAAATCATAAATTACGAAATATGCACTTCCAATGATAACTTGTTTAAGCAATTAATTTTTACTAAATCTATCATTTGTtcataataatatttaattttagaattatacgaaattgtttaaattttaaaaaagtatttttcatGTTTGAGGAAGTAacacaaatatatttttttattccaTGTTTAATATTTCATAAAAACTACTATACTTTTATATACATACCACGTTAGAGAATAAactctctttctcacaccataCTCTCGGCGCACGGTAATTAACCTACGCCACTGTGAACACCATGTGGCCTGGACGAGGCAGAGGAAGGGGAAGGGGACGACCAAAATCAGTACCAATTGTTTCGTTTGGAGGCAATTGGTGCAAGGATGCAGCCAGATGCATCCAAAACAAACGCTCAAAGTACAGAGGAAAACAATCCTAACCATACAAGCATTGGACGAGCTTCGATAGTGAAATCAGCACACAATTAGACATAAATGAAAATCCAGCAACAACACCAAAGGGATTGGGCTTGAGTACTGTAACTCTAATGGAGAAATCCAACGGAACAGTAACCCCAGGGGGAGTGAGTTCACCAGTGGAGATCCTGAAGGAGGATTCAACTCTGAAGCGACCAATTTTGAAGAACCTAAGCGAGAAGGTCATGGATCTGGAAAGCACAAGCATAAATCCTACAGTGCCCCAATGAAGGTACCATGGACAAGCCTATTTGCTAAAAACGGATGAGCAACTAATGTTATGTCTCTCCCCTACATTCCACCACAAATAGTGAATGGTCAACCCATGACTCAACTAGTTAAATCTGAAGTAGATACGGAGGCTGAGAAGTGGAAGAGTGCGCTTATTGTCTATGTAATAGGAGAGGTACCTGGTTTCAATGTGATGAGTCGATACATAGGGAAAACTTGGGCAAGTATAGTTGTCCCGGATCTGTTTCTGCATAAGGAGGACTACTATGTGGTAAAATTTCAAAGTGTAGAGGACATGAAGTAAATCTTCTATGCAGGAACTTACACTATAAGCCACAGACCTTTGATTCTGAAGGTTTGGACACAGAACTttgattttgaaaaagaattccTCACAAACATTCCTTTATGGATCAAGTTTCCAAACCTTTCTATGTGATGCTGGAGTAGTGATTCTCTTAGTAGAATTGCAAGTCTCATTGATACACCAATATTTGCAGATGAATGCACCTCAAAAAAATCTCGGATTTCATTTGCTAGGATGTTGATAGAGGTGAATGCAACTAAGGCACTCTATGAAGAAGTTGTTGTGATGGAATCAACAGGGAGGTTTTTCAGCACAACGTTACTTATGATTGGAAACCTGCATTTTGTGACCAATGCCTCCAAGTAGGTCACTCATGTAAAGTCCAACCACAACCTGGCCTGCAACATCCAGAAGTTTAGAGACAAAAGAGAGACCCAAAAAGAGTGTAACAAGTATGGAGAACTAAGAATTCAAGGGGCAAACCTATCAAAGGCAATGGGCAGATGCAACAGAAGCAAGATCAAGGCATACAAGGCAATGATGTGCAAACAAAGGTGCATACTCAGCATCTTGCTATCCTTAAAGATGTAAATACCTAGACTAAGGCTGGCATGTGGGCCGATTAGGCCCGACCCAGGCCCGCGAGCCCATATGGGTAGTGGGCCTAAGCGGGCCTAACCATTTAAGTCGGGACCAGAGGAGGTGGACCGGCTCCTTGAAGAAGCATGTTAGGCCTGGGACCGGGTGCTAAGTGGGTCGGTTCAACCGGTCCTAGCCTGGCTCAAAcaggcccaacggctatttttttaaaaataaaaaaaatccaaattatTTTTTAGTCGTTGCAGCATTTAAAAAATGGTTGTTGGCCTGCAAAAATAGTGTTTGGGCTttctaaaatagccatttaaccctcccctcccccctaactttgttttatataattatactttttccctattttcaactataaataccccctcagtctttcatttttctcacaaaatcatcaatctctctcatttctcaaactcaaattgaaATATTCAAGCCTTCAAGTCTTCACtcttctctcatttctcaaactcaaattcttaattcaagttaaatcatgcccgGTGATTCTAGAGTGCGCCCATTTGTTTTGGAACACTTTAATGTggtagaagaaaagaagaagtttaCATAATAAAGTGCAAGAATTGTGGTCGAGTCTACACTCATCGCCCAAAGTTGGAGGGCACAGgctgtttaaggaggcatataaagaGTTGTCTTGTGCATTCTCCAAACATTTGTattactatacacttagtatttataatactatactatatacacatcttatataaggcaatatactatataaggcaatttcttgtaaattatctaaggcaatatattttaattaaaaaaatttaagtcacaagtatataatataatttacaagaaatttccttagataaaaaaattttaaaaaaaagtcagGCCTGCTTaggcccatatatatatatatatataatttataagaaattgccttagataaaaagttttaaaaaaaaataggccAGGCCCACTTAGGCTCAGGACCAGCCCACTTAGCCCGGGACCATTACTTTGTGGTCCCGGTCCTGGTCCGGTTACCTCCAAAAGCCCACGATAACACCATGGCTCTAGATAAAGGGGGAAAGGCAAGTACCTCTCAATGACCTGGTGCATATGGAATGTGAGAGGCATTAATAGGAGGTACAAACAAAAGGAGTTCGGAAATTACCTCAAAAATACCAAAATCTACTTAGCAAGATTAGTGGAGACATGAGTTAAGCAACATAATGCATAGAAGATTCTTAACAGCATAGCCCCTAGTTGGGAATTCTATAATAACTATCAAGAGGCACTTAATGATAGAATATGGGATGAGAAAGGTTCTCTGTGAACGTGTTACTAGTTACGGCCCAGCTGGTTCACTACAAAGTTACATATGGAATTTCTACAATTGAGCAACTGGTGATAATCACTTATGGGTTTGACACTGTGGAAAAAAGACTATCCTTATGGACTGCATTGAATACAATAGAGCCTTGGATCAACCTCCTTTGGTTGGTGAGTGGAGACTTTAATGTTATACTCTACCCCATAGATATAGTAGGAGGAAACCTCATCAGTGTTTCTGAGACCAAAGATTTTGAAGATTGTATACTCAATTTAGGACTAAATGAGCTACATTGGAGTGGTCAGTACTACACCTGGTCTAATAAACAACTGAGTCATGATAAAGTGTATGGTAGAATTGATAGAGCCTTGGGTAATGGAGATTGGATGCTATGATGGGGCCACattaaagtggaatatgatgttccATTTATTTCAGATCATTTTCCAATATTAATCCACTTGAAATCTATAACCAAATCACCCCAAGACTCCTTTCAGATTCTTCAATATTTGGACTGAACATAGCCAGTTTGAGTCACTTGTCAAGGAGGTGTGGCAAAAATAAATTGATAACAACCCTATGAAGAATATATGGATGAAGCCGAAGGCCTTAAAATTTCTATGCAAGAAGCTCAATGAAGAGGAGTTTAGCTACATCACTTAGAAGGTTGAGGTTACTAGACAACAACTGAGAAGTATACAAGAACAACAAGCCCAAACAGTATACAGATTCCCTGGtgatagaagaaaaagaaacagctCAAGATTTGAAAAAATGGTCCTCAATAGAGGAAAGTGTGATGAGACGGAAATCTAGAATTAGATGGATCAAATGGGGTGATGTTAATACTAAGTATTTCACCGCAGTAATCAAGGAGAAAATAGTCAGAAAACAAATAGTGGAGCTCAACACACTTACAGGAAATAAGATCACTGACCCAAAGGCTATTAGTGATGAAATTATCACCTTTTATAGAAGCCTAATGGAGATATCAGCCAAGGAGCTACCTGCTATCAACAGGTTGATCATGCAATAAGGACCAAAGTTGACTCATGAACAACAATTGGCATTGTGCAAAGAAGTTACAACTACTAAACTTTATGACAACTTATGCTCGATTGGAGATGACAAGGCACCTGGAGTTGATGGGTACAATGCAGTCTTTTTCAAGAAGAAATGACACATAGTTAAGGAATAGATAAACCAGGCTGTTTTAGCTTTCTTCACAATAGGGAAGCTATACAGAGCACTTAACTGTACTGCCCTCACATTGATATCTAAATATGAGAATCCCTTCACAGTAAAAGAATATAGGCCAATTGACGACTGCACTGTCTTCTTTAAAATTATATCAAAAGTTTTAGCATCAAGATAGCAAAAAGTGATGCCTGATATTATTTTTGAAGCACGGGAAGGCTTTATACCAGGGAGAAAAAAGGTGATAACATCATATTGTCTCATGAGCTAGTTCAGGCTTACAATAGAAAGCATATGTCTCCTAGGTGTATGATCAAAATTGACCTTCAAAAAGATTATGACAGAGTTGAATGGTGCTATCTGGAGCAGGTATTGGAGGAATTAGCTTTCCCCAGAAAATTCATTGCTTGGATTGCAGAATGTCTTAAAATAGTGAACTACTCTATCTTGGGTAATAGTGAACCAACTGAACCTTTCGATGCTGCAAGGGGCTTGAGACAATAGGATCTCATGTCCCCTTTATTGTTTGTTATAGCAATGGAGTATCTTAGTAGGCAATTGAACAGCTAGAAGAATGAAAAGATTTTTAGATTTTATCCAAAGTGTGTGAAGATGGGGATTACACTTTGTCCTTTGTAGATGATCTATTACTCTTTGCCCATGGAGATGTAGGGCCTGTACACCACCTTCATCAGTGTTTTCATCAATTCTCCTCTGCCTTAGGCTTACAAGTTAACCTAGGCAAAAGTCATTATATTGTGGAGGAGTGATACAGGCAGAAAGAGACAAAATCTTGCAGTTGCTGGGATATGTCAATGGGGACCTACATTTCAAGTTTGGGTATACCTTTGTCAACTAAGAAGCTGACCATTGCACAATGGCAGCTTCTTATCCAGAAGATTATCAAAAGAATCTCATCATAGACAGCTAGGAAATTATCCTATGTTGAAAGGATCCAACTGGTTAAATCACTCATCTTTGGTATCCAAGTtgatagtttatatgagtccaccaaattaTAGAGCACCTGATCCTTTATGAGTTTCTACTGAGAATACTTATGAAGCAGTAAGTAAAAGAGAcaagggatttttacgtggaaaaatccacACAAGGGgacaaaaatcacgacctacacgtgtaggctttcaacttcactaacttgtaatttcactattacaagccactttgtaataactctattacaaagacttcaacttaactaacttgtgatacacttaccacaagccactttgtgactctctagttacaaagactttaaacttatgactaatcctagtcacaacataaactcagaaaGTTTACGGATTTTGGGTTTTCTAAAAcatagcttctaagaaagcaagataggagttacaatgaagaacaaataacaagattacaactcaactatggataCACATAGACTCATAGTGAAACTGATCCTTTAGTAGAGTTGTCTTCTtattcttgacacaccagtgacttcaatgccggatgaaCACTTTAATGCTTTagagaatatcactaaatgtACAAGTGAATATGTTGTGCCTTGCACCAAGTtgttatactacaaaagacatcacaatggtgatatcaattcttggtacacgcttcttcccaatgagaagtgattATTGCACTGTCTACTGCACTATCGCATGTACAGTTGCGGatagtcactttctgcagttgcgttccagctgtacagttgacttgtacttctgtcggagaaccctaagggaccaggtccctgttgtgttttTCCTTGTGGTTGTTCACTTATTTGCTAGAGATCAGACTGGACATTGTTCATTTGAAATGTATACCAGGTGGGTCAGGTTCTCTATCTAGTTCTTGACAATacgtttgttagatcatcaaaacataagaagcataagacaaagacattgaaaacccatcaatttccccctttttatgACGACAAACTTAGGCATTGATAGTATTTGTTTAGAGCAAAAATAACCAGATAAGGTACCAGAAACTACACAAGTTCCCCCTGACCTGTTGCTTTTAATTCCCTTTAATCAGATCCCTTATATTTGCATCAAGTTTCTACACAAGTTCCCCCCGACCCCCTGACATTTTCcctcttttggcatcattaaaaagataCACAAGCAGGCAATTAGCATAAAGATGTCTAATACAGCCAACTCATGCCatatatgtgcacacaacatgacagaAAAGAGAAACCAGAGGAAGACAACATTGTACAGGCAAAAGGAGGAGTTGTTTCATTAATATTAACAATGGATTGAACAAAACAGGAGCAGTAATGGTGAAATCCAGCATGCCATcacaaaaa contains:
- the LOC107795276 gene encoding uncharacterized protein LOC107795276 — encoded protein: MLALRLVRRFGTASHIAAATAIASSGAAGKNSSKGLVSKRKPLKVDEPALIKLKRERNPEKLFQLFKENAHNKVVVENRFVFEDTVSRLAGAGRFDYIENLLEHQKTLPQGRREGFIIRLIMLYGKAGMTQHAVNTFYDMHLYGCPRTIKSFNAALKVLTQSRDLKAIESFLWDVPEKFSINIDILSVNTVISSFCEMGILEKAYLVMVEMEKLGITPDVFTYTTLISAFYKVNRWQIGDGLWNLMVGKGCMPNVATFNVRIQFLVNVGLAWEANKLLLLMKHIGITPDEVTYNLVIKGFCRAENLDMAKRIYSALRGAGFKPNAKIYQTMIHYLSRAGEFDLAYSMCRDSMQKNWFPSLDSIKKLLEGLCKDGTEEKMGKARFLIILAKKKIPPFSSDALNVMQSIIACS
- the LOC142174264 gene encoding uncharacterized protein LOC142174264, translating into MRRKSRIRWIKWGDVNTKYFTAVIKEKIVRKQIVELNTLTGNKITDPKAISDEIITFYRSLMEISAKELPAINSTGRLYTREKKGDNIILSHELVQAYNRKHMSPRCMIKIDLQKDYDRVEWCYLEQVLEELAFPRKFIAWIAECLKIVNYSILGNSEPTEPFDAARGLRQ